The genomic DNA CGTACGGGTGCTCTCATCGTCGTGGAACGAAACGACCTTCTTCCCGAGGTGGAAAAAAACGGCATTCCTTTGGATGCTCAAGTTTCCGCACCTTTGCTCTGTTCGATATTCTATGGCACGAACCCGTTGCACGACGGAGCTGTCATTATTCGCAGGGATCGTGTGGTTGCAGCGGGTTGCATGTTGCCGTTGAGCGAGACGAGATTGCGCTCTCATCTCCATTTGCGTCATCGGGCAGCATTAGGAATTACAGAAAATAGCGATGCGATTGCGATCGTCGTTTCCGAAGAACGTGGCTCGATATCTCTCGCTGTCGAAGGGACAATAAAAGAAGATTTGACTCCATCCCTGCTAAGGGAATATTTACATCAGTTTTTCATAGAAGAAGAAACGAAGAAACAGAAAGGAAAAGAGAAGACCGATGAAAATCTCATTGTTCGATAATTGGGTGTATAAAATCGCAGCGCTCATCATAGCGGTGATTTTATGGACGATGGTTTTGACGATCGAACAGCCAGAATTGCAACGGTCTTTCGATGCAAGGCTTATCTATATCAATATTCCTCCGACGTTGTCCGTTATCGATGGTCCGAGCACGATCCGTGTAGAAGTAAATGCTCTCGGGAGCAAAATCATAGAGATAGACCCGGATGAGGTGATGGCATTCGTAGATTTGCGAAATGCGGAAGCAGGGACGGCTACATATCC from Fimbriimonadales bacterium includes the following:
- the cdaA gene encoding diadenylate cyclase CdaA; the protein is MERIWQRWWEDTGVAVIQLLDVLLVAYLTYRLLLLVRSSRAWRVLGGIGIYMVVWWLSDRFGLRTLHFILDKGLALGPVALVILFLPELRSAIEGFGRLGFWAVRRPGTYRMSIPIIEEIVSAVTQLSQNRTGALIVVERNDLLPEVEKNGIPLDAQVSAPLLCSIFYGTNPLHDGAVIIRRDRVVAAGCMLPLSETRLRSHLHLRHRAALGITENSDAIAIVVSEERGSISLAVEGTIKEDLTPSLLREYLHQFFIEEETKKQKGKEKTDENLIVR